The stretch of DNA AATAAAGTGGAAGGGCTATAAGCCGGATTCTGTTTTAGATAGTCATTGCTCTATGCAACTACCTGAGGTCATTAGGTCCGGGTGAGTAGACCTGCCTCTGTTTGTCTTGCATTGGAGGGGGTTTACCATGCGACTTCTGTCACCAGAAGCCCGGTGAGCTCTTACCTCACCTTTTCACCCTTACCTTGCAAAGCAAGGCGGTATGTTTTCTGTGGCACTTTCCGTCACCTTACGGTGCCTCCCTTCCGGGAGCCTCCCTCACCCACAATGTCCGGACTTTCCTCACTCTCAAAAGAGAGCGCGACTATCCGCCCTTCCACTTAATATATATTAACATCTCTTTATAGAAAATTCAAGACCCTTTTAAACGATTAGTCCTTGACATAATATAAAAATTTCTTAATCTCATAAGAGGATGAAATTTAAAACCTTAATAACTGAAAAGGATATAAAGAAAAGAATAAAAGAGTTAGTAGAAAAAATTGCAAAAGATAGCTTGGGCAAAGAAATATTTATTATTGGAATTCTAAAAGGGAGCTTTATATTCCTCTCTGATTTACTAAGAGAGTTTTACAATCATAATATTCATCCTTCTCTTGACTTTATCACAATTGAATCCTATGGAAAAGGTAAAATATCTACAGGAAAACTTAAACTGTTAAGAGATATCACCGTAGACATCCAAAACAAGTGGGTTCTACTTGTAGACGATATACTTGATACAGGTAGAACACTTGCATATGCAAAAGAACATTTTTTAAAGAAAAACCCTTTTTCTATAAAGACCTGCGTTTTTCTCGATAAACCTGAAAGAAGAGTCAACAATTTTCAGGCTGATTATGTAGGCTTTCAAATACCTAATAAATTTGTTGTTGGATACGGAATGGATTATGCAAACCTTTTCCGCGAACTACCCTATGTAGCGGTTCTTGATGAAGAAGAAAAAAATAATTAGCCACGGAGAGACACAGATGAAAACGGATTTTTTACAAGGCCCTCTTGCTGCCAACAACTCTCTATCCCCTACGCCCTATTAGGGGTAATATAAAAATATGTTGTATAAAATAGTTGCAGATATAATCGTTTTTTTACATTTCATCTGGATAATTTTTATGTTGCTTGGTTTCTTTTTAACTCTCTATGGATTTTTCTGGAAAAAATTCTTTGATTGGTGGCTCTTTAGAACTCTACATCTTGGAGGGATATTATTTGTCGGAATCCTTACCGCCTTACAGAGATTTTGCCCTTTGACAATACTTGAAAATATTTCAAGAGCAAAATATGATATAAGAACAACTTACCCGGGGTCTTTCATTATTCATTACATAGAAAAATTGGTATATCCTG from candidate division WOR-3 bacterium encodes:
- the hpt gene encoding hypoxanthine phosphoribosyltransferase, with the protein product MKFKTLITEKDIKKRIKELVEKIAKDSLGKEIFIIGILKGSFIFLSDLLREFYNHNIHPSLDFITIESYGKGKISTGKLKLLRDITVDIQNKWVLLVDDILDTGRTLAYAKEHFLKKNPFSIKTCVFLDKPERRVNNFQADYVGFQIPNKFVVGYGMDYANLFRELPYVAVLDEEEKNN
- a CDS encoding DUF2784 family protein — its product is MLYKIVADIIVFLHFIWIIFMLLGFFLTLYGFFWKKFFDWWLFRTLHLGGILFVGILTALQRFCPLTILENISRAKYDIRTTYPGSFIIHYIEKLVYPEVNQTLLRIVTIIATLFCLIVFIIQPPKRLKFLN